The Nostoc sp. 'Lobaria pulmonaria (5183) cyanobiont' DNA window CGTTACAGCAAAGGCGAGTTACTGCGAGGAGCATTGTTAACTATTAATGGTATTGCTGCTGGGATGAGAAATACAGGTTGATTGGGAATGGGGCATGGGGCAGGGGAGACAAAGTAACTTAAGTGATAATTTGCAACAAGTCTTTTCTCTTGTCCTCTTTCCCATGACTAATAGACCTCTTGCACAAATGCAAAATTCCCCCTCATCCCTCAACCCTTCTCCCAAAATTGGGAGAAGGGGAGCCAATTTCAAAGTCCCTCTCCCAAGCTTGGGAGAGGGATTTAGGGTGAAAGCTCATTGATTTATGCAAGAAGTCTAATGACTAATGACCAATGACCAATGACAAATGACAAATGACAAAAAACAGAATTTTAATTTGCACTTTTTTGGCGCTGCTATCAGGTTTTTTTGGTGCTTACACCAGTGGGCAAATCACTATAATGCTGCATAGCCAAAAGTGCCAAAACCAACCTTGGGGTTTAAAGGAGATGTGCAACGCTTGGATGACACCAGGAGCAATATGGCAAGGTAGCACAACAGGACTTTGGACAGGCACTATCTTAGGGGCTTTTGTTGGTGGTGTGGTGACGCGACAAGCTCGTGATTAGTCTCATGTGATACCAATTAAATTAATGATTGCAACACATCCTTGGGTAGAGACGCGATGAATCGCGTCTTTAAAGATTTTCAAATTGGTATGAGTTTGAGGATTGGCAGCTTTGGTGTCAGCAAGGCTGGTAAAATCTACCCATAGCGAAGAAGAGAAAATCACCATGCCTACCGAAACTAACCCAGGGAATCAAACTACTACAGGGGCTGATGCGATTGATGAAGCGATCGCACAGGGAATTGATTTTGATGGTTCTCCCATTCCGTCTGCCAAGCTAGAACTTTATGGTAAAGTTATGGCGCTAGAAGGCAACAGACAGCGCAGTGGTGTATCTAATACGATGCGATCGCGCATTGTGCGAATTGGCGCAAAACACATTCCCCAAGCGGAACTCGACCAATTACTCGTAGATGCTGGTTTCGCACCCCTAAAAGAGAAAGAAATTGCCTTTTTCTATAGTGGCAAATAAATAAAGTTAGGAGTTAGGAGTTCGTTGAGATAAGATACCTTAGCGATATCTGGCGACAAACTCTGACACTCCTTCGCACAGCGTAATTCTGCTAATTCCCTACCGCCACACGTTTGGGCTTAACACATAAATTAAATTATCTACCTCACACCTTCCAAATTGCCATCGGTATTTTGGCTTCTTGAGTATTTATCCTAATCTCGTCGAAAAGTGTATCTTCAGCAAGATTTTGTCAACTTTACCTTGTGTTTGAATTGGCAGATGGCTATATGTACTTAAGTAATAGCTGAAAGACTTGGAGAACACATGTCAAGAACTACGTCAAATTCAGAAATGCAATACCGAGTTATTGGCAGCACAGGAGAGAAAGTTTCCGCCATCGGATTGGGTGGTTGGCACATTGCCTTGAAGCACGTTGATGAGCAATTGGGTATCCGCATTGTGAGAACAGCCATCGATCGCGGCATCACCTTTATGGATAACAGTTGGGATTACAACGGTGGAGTCAGCGAGATTCGTATGGGAAAAGCGCTGCGCGATGGCTACCGGGATAAAGTGTTTCTGATGACGAAAATCGATGGTCGCTCTAAGAAAGAAGCCGCAAAACAATTAGACGAATCACTTAAACGTCTGCAAGTTGATTGCATCGATCTTGTTCAGCATCACGAAATGATTCGATACGAAGACCCCCATCGAATTTTCGACCCCGAAGGGGCAAATGCTGCCTTCATTGAAGCGCGAGAAGCTGGAAAACTGCGATACATCGGCTTCACTGGACACAAAGACCCCCATATTCATTTACATACGCTGGAAGTTGCAGCTGCTCACGGGTTTAAATTTGATACAGTGCAAATGCCGCTGAATGTAATGGATGCCCACTACCGGAGCTTTGCAAAGCTGGTTGTACCAGAACTTGTAAAACAAAATATCGGCATTTTGGGGATGAAAAGCTTGGCAAATGGTATTCTTTTACGGTCTAAGACTGTAACGCCAATTGAATGTTTACACTATGCTTTGAATCTGCCCACATCGGTTGTGATTACCGGAATTGACAGCATGGAAATTCTAGAGCAAGCTTTTGAAGCAGTGCGGACGTTTCAGCCAATGAACGACGAGCAAGTGCGATCGCTCTTAGCAAAAACGGCAGAAGCGGCATCACGCGGCGAGTTTGAGCCGTTCAAAACCTCATCAATCTTTGACAGCACCGCCCAAAATCCAGATTGGCTGGGAGAGGAACCACAGCGTATTCAGCAATTGATGTCAGCGTGATGCTTTGTTAGTGTTGTCTGTGCAGGAAGTTCATACGGTGATACAACAATAAAGCATCTTCCAGTTTAGTAATTGCGATCGCCACGCTATCTAATGCAACTCCCTGCAATGGCATTGTTTCGTCTAACAATGCCATTGTTTTGACTGATAATGCGATTGTTCCGACTGACAATGCGATTGTTTCGGCTAACAATGGCATTGTTTCGACCTGCAAAAATTAACTCACGCTTTTTTTTACCTTGTTCTATCTAAAAATCTCACTTTACCGTTAGATTTTTTGTTGTAATGGGCACATTAAAATATACACTATATCAGTATACTTGTATGCCCACCCAAGATAAAACCCGTCGTTTGCCTTCTCAATCAATTACTCAAGATATAAACTCATTTCACGGCTTGCAAACCATCAGTACATATAATACAAACCGTACTGATGCCTCTGTAGCAAACTTACAGCAAGCTTATCAAGCTATGTTGGCGCAGCAACAATCCGAAACTGAAAAACTAACTTTATATCGTGCTGCGGCCAATGCTGCGCGATTAGCAGAATGGGAATTTCATAATGCTGTATTAGCGATGAAAGAAGTAATCCGCGGACAATATGGTTCAGATAGCGATCAAGCTCAAGCCGTTGGACTGAAGAAAAAATCAGAACGCAAGCGTCCCAATCGTAAAAAGTCAGTTGCGATTGCAAGTTAATTAACTGAAGGGCGATCGCTAACTTTTCTCTGGGTGCAATCGCCCATGTCGAAAAATTCTAATTTGTTTAAACCGACTTTTGATTACTAGAAAATAATCTTTACTCAAAATTCAATCTATCAAAATAGTGAACTAATTTCATAACTATTGATGCGAGAACTTCTATCTAGGGATCGATATGGCTAATAAGCTAAATGAAGTAGAAATAATATACTAAATCACATGAGATTGTATTGTATGAAATCCAATTATGTTACAAAACAGCTTTCTACCCTAAAACGCTGGATGGCCACAACATTGTTTTGTATGTTAGCGATCGCTTTTGTTTGGCAAGGTGCATTTTTCTCGAACACCTCAGCAATGGCCAATCCTACTGGAACCTTGATTGCATACGATGATGCAGGCGATAAAGTTCAAGAAAAAACCAGTAAAGATGCTGGACGAGCCAAAAATTTCATTGATGATACGGCAGATAAAGTGAAGGATGCTGCCAAAAGCAATGCCAGTAAAGTTGACCAATCAACAGACAACGATAGCCCTATTGGGCGTAAAGCCAAGAAAGATGCCGCTACAATTCAGAAGAGAGCAAATGAAGACGCATCTCGGACTAAAGAAGCAGTAGACAACACAAAGAATGTTGTTGAACGTACTGTTGAAAACATTAAGGATGCTTTTGGTAAATAGAGATATAGCAATCTGATTTGATTTGCGAAAATCGAAAGCTTTAAATTTCCGACTTTTTTAATAAGTCGGAAACATTGTTGTTTACGAGTAATTTCGGAAAGTCTCAGGT harbors:
- a CDS encoding small RNA NsiR4-regulated ssr1528 family protein, whose product is MPTETNPGNQTTTGADAIDEAIAQGIDFDGSPIPSAKLELYGKVMALEGNRQRSGVSNTMRSRIVRIGAKHIPQAELDQLLVDAGFAPLKEKEIAFFYSGK
- a CDS encoding aldo/keto reductase; this encodes MSRTTSNSEMQYRVIGSTGEKVSAIGLGGWHIALKHVDEQLGIRIVRTAIDRGITFMDNSWDYNGGVSEIRMGKALRDGYRDKVFLMTKIDGRSKKEAAKQLDESLKRLQVDCIDLVQHHEMIRYEDPHRIFDPEGANAAFIEAREAGKLRYIGFTGHKDPHIHLHTLEVAAAHGFKFDTVQMPLNVMDAHYRSFAKLVVPELVKQNIGILGMKSLANGILLRSKTVTPIECLHYALNLPTSVVITGIDSMEILEQAFEAVRTFQPMNDEQVRSLLAKTAEAASRGEFEPFKTSSIFDSTAQNPDWLGEEPQRIQQLMSA